Genomic window (Candidatus Amarolinea dominans):
ATGGCGTAGGAGATCGCCAGCCCCAGGACGATGCCCAGGGCCGCGGCCACCAGGTCGTAGATCATGCCCTCGGAGACGAACATCTGCACCAGGTGGCCCCGCTGCATACCGATGGCGCGGGCCATCCCCATCTCGCTGCGCCGCTCCGCCGCCAACATGACGAAGATCAGGAAGATCAGCAGCACGCCGGCGAAGATGGAGAAGATGCCAAAGATGGTGAAGACCGTGGTAAAGACCGTGCCGCCGATCCCTGCCGCCGCGACCACCGTGTTCTTGCTCAGCACATCCAGCACTTCCAGATCGCTGATCCGGCCCAGGATCTCGTCCAGCTTGACGCCGGTCTCACCGGCGAGGGGCAGTCTGCGCAGCCAATTCTGCATGTCCGGCTGGGCCACGAGCACCCGCAGCTCCGGGGAGACGCCAGCGCCCGTCAGTTCCGCGACCAGGCGGGGCGTGCGCTCGGCCAGGGCCACGTTGCCCATCCCCCCGCCACCCCCGCCGATAAAGGCCATGAAGTCGGCCATGTCCGCTTCCTCTCGACTCAGGGTGGACGGGGCAGAGCCGTCCGCGCCGGCCGCGATGGCAGCCAGCACGTCCGGTTCCCGCAGCAGGGCAAGCAACTCCGTCAGGGCGTCCTCGTTCAGGGCCAGCGCTCGCAGTTGCCGGGCCGCGGCCGCTGTGTTTTCCATGCCCGTGTAGGCATCCCCGGTGTTGGAGACGAGCACATTGTTCACCCGCCCCGGCATGAAGAGCAGTTCCTGGGCTTCATCCAGCCGCAGCATGACCACCGGCTTGAGCGCGCCCAAGGGGCCGGCCTGCTCCACAATGGCGCGCACCCGGAAGGGCACGGGGATGGGGCCGATGAAGATGTCCAGCACGTCTCCCGGCTGCGCGTTGAGCTGCTCCGCGCCCAGTCGGTTGAGGTAAACATCCCCCTGGCGCAGTTCCAGCCCCACCTGCTCCAGGACGCGGTCAATCTCCATGCCCAGGGTGTTCAGGTTCACCGCGCTGAGGATCGCGTCCGTGTTCAAGCCCAACGCCGCTCCCGCCGCGGCCAGGTCGAGATTGCCCCCCGACAAGGCCCTGCCCAGGGCGGCGATATCCGGCTGGCCGTGCCCGGCGCCGGGGGGGCCAGGGTCTCAGTCAGGGCCGGGGGGGGGTGCCCCGGGGGGGGGGGGGGGGGGGGAGGGGGGCGGGGGGGGGGGGGGGGGTAGGGGGGCCAGGGTCTCAGTCAAGGGCCGCGTGGGTGTACCGGTCGCTTCACCGGTCGCTTCATTCAGCAGTCCCTGACCCTGGGTGATCAGCGCGCCGGCCTGGGCGATGCCCGCGGCCACGCTGTCCACGTTGATGCCGATGCTGTCCGCCCAGCGAAAGAGGTTGCTGGCCTGGGCAAAGATGTTCCCCACGCCCGTGCGCAGGTCCTCCATCTGCACCGGCTTCCCATCCACCGTCGTGAGACCGAACTGCTCGTCGTATTCGTTGTTCACGGCCACGATGAAACCCAGCGGGATGCCCTGGCCGCTTGTCCGGTCACGGATAATGGTCGGGAAGGCGATAGAGGGCGCCAGCCCATCCACCACGGCGGCGGTGGCCGGGTCTGCCTGGGCCTGATCCCGGAGTTGGGCGTAGCGCGCCTCGCTGATGCCCGGCAACCCCTTCTGGAGCAAGCCCAGGATGCTGAGCAGGTCCCCGTCCAGCAAGCCGGACAGCTCGGAGCCGGCCAGGGCGTCGGCCGGATTATCCCCTTCCGCGGCATTCGTGGCGAACCCGGCCAGCACTGAGAGCAAGGGCGGCGAGATCACCTGATCAATGGCGCCGTAAGCGTTGATGGCGTGGCGGCGCACCGAGTAGCTGAGCGTGTCGCCGATACTGAGCGCGCTGACGATGATGATGGTGCTCAACGTCAGACCCAGGATGATGAGGGCGGACTGGGAGCGTCGCCGGGGAATGTTGCGCACACCCAGTTTGGCAATGGTGCGGTTGCGCAGCCCCATCACGACCAGATAGAGCAGGACCAGCGCCACCGCGGCCAGGAGTCCGATGGCCCATGTTTGGGCCGGGCTGAAGCCAAGTTGAGTTGTCATGTTGCCCCTATTCCCCTGCCGCCACAGCGCCGGGCGTCCCGGTGCGGAGATCGGCTGTCTCGTCGCGCACATCTGCCACGATCTCGCCATCCTGCATGTGGATGACGCGGTCGCACAGGTCACCGATTTTGGGGTCATGGGTGACGATCACGAAGGTTTGACCTTGTTCCCGGTTCAAGTCGCGCATGAGCGTGAGCACATCCGCGGCCGACTTGGTGTCCAGGTTGCCGGTAGGCTCGTCGGCCCAGACGATCGCGGGGCGACTTGCCAGCGCCCGCGCAATAGTCACCCGTTGGCGCTCGCCGCCGGAGAGTTCCGCCGGGCGATGCTCCGCGCGATCAGCCAGTCCAACTTGGGTCAGGCCACGCAGGGCACGCTGCCGGGCCTCCCGCGGGCGGACGCCGCTGAGCAGGAGGGGCAGTTCGACATTCTCCACCGCCGTGATGACGGGGAGCAGGTTGAAGGTTTGGAACACGAAGCCCATGCGCCTGGCCCGGTAGCTGGTGCGCGCCCGGTCGCTCATTGCCCGCAGGGCGGCGCCTTCGATCTCTACCTCGCCCAGATCGAAGCTGTCCAGGCCGGACAGGCAGTTGATCAAGGTCGTCTTGCCGCACCCCGATGGCCCCATCACGGCCACCATCTCGCCGGCCGCGATGGACAGATCCACGCCGCGCAGGGCGTGCACCTCGATCTTGCCGTTGCGGAAGGTCTTATGTATGTTTCGAGCCAGGATGATTGGTTTTTCCACGAGATTACTCCTTTGCATCACATCTACTCCACGCCGGGGAAATTGCGACAGTTTGTCTTCTGGCGATTGGTTACTCTTCAACCTCAATGCGGTCCACCTGGACCTGCGAGCCGTTGACATCGGGCACGTTGCTCAGCAGTGTACCATAAAGATGCACGATCTTGCCACTGTCGCGCAGCGCCTTGATCCGGGACTGTACCGCCGGGTCCAGGGAGTCAATGCCAAACAGGATGACCTGTCCCAGGTCCTGCCGCTCGAAGTAGTCATCGAACTGCGCGCCAGGCCCCGTACTCCTGATGACGCCCCACCAGTTAGCCAGCTCTTCTGCGGTTTCTGGTGGCTTGTAGCCGCCTGAGGCATTTCCTCCTGGGCCACCGCTTGCTGTTGGAGTTGCCTCAACGGTCATGGCAGGTGTCGGGCCGCACTCTCCCCGGAAATAGGCCCACTCGTCACATGTGCTGCCATCTGGAAAAATACATATTCCGTTTTGGCTGCCATCGGCAGCAGTGCGAATTTCGAGTTTATTGCCACCCTGCGTGCAATAGACCGAGGCAGGATTGGGCATACCCGCCTGAGGCATGTCTGTCGCCGCAGGTTCAGGCGCCACCTGAGTCGGGGGCACCGCCGTGCAGGCTGTCAGTGCTGTCAGAATGATGATGAGTGTAACGATCCTTTTCATTTTCTTCCTTCCTTACGTGGGCAAATCACTTCCTTCCGGTCTGCGCCACTTGCTCAATGCACAAGTAGAATATCTTCAATACGGTGTTAGTGTATAGACACTTTGGTGTTGG
Coding sequences:
- a CDS encoding ABC transporter ATP-binding protein, translated to MQRSNLVEKPIILARNIHKTFRNGKIEVHALRGVDLSIAAGEMVAVMGPSGCGKTTLINCLSGLDSFDLGEVEIEGAALRAMSDRARTSYRARRMGFVFQTFNLLPVITAVENVELPLLLSGVRPREARQRALRGLTQVGLADRAEHRPAELSGGERQRVTIARALASRPAIVWADEPTGNLDTKSAADVLTLMRDLNREQGQTFVIVTHDPKIGDLCDRVIHMQDGEIVADVRDETADLRTGTPGAVAAGE
- a CDS encoding DUF333 domain-containing protein, yielding MKRIVTLIIILTALTACTAVPPTQVAPEPAATDMPQAGMPNPASVYCTQGGNKLEIRTAADGSQNGICIFPDGSTCDEWAYFRGECGPTPAMTVEATPTASGGPGGNASGGYKPPETAEELANWWGVIRSTGPGAQFDDYFERQDLGQVILFGIDSLDPAVQSRIKALRDSGKIVHLYGTLLSNVPDVNGSQVQVDRIEVEE